The proteins below are encoded in one region of Levilactobacillus namurensis:
- a CDS encoding cation diffusion facilitator family transporter, producing the protein MENKSLAGGRFLLVTVLNVVITVFELLGGLLSGSLSLLSDAFHNLGDAVSVVLSYVAHRIGRRRQTRQNTFGYRRVEILTALLNAGVLIVISVILAVEAVRRLLAPEPVKGDVMLLVAIVSFAANLLSTILLNHGAKHNLNIRATYLHLLSDALASIGVIIGAILITVWQISWVDPTITILVAGYIVYESWPIVKQTFAILMKGAPKLDYDAIAHDICALPEIKGVHHLHAWQIDENNLVFSVHVNMQDLPLSQIEPVYRQIEALLCHKYNVNHVTIQAECYRGKDESLFYKQNDWRHD; encoded by the coding sequence GTGGAGAATAAAAGTTTGGCAGGTGGCCGCTTCCTATTAGTGACGGTACTGAATGTCGTGATTACGGTATTTGAGTTGCTAGGTGGCTTACTATCGGGGAGCCTTTCCTTATTATCCGACGCTTTTCATAACTTGGGAGATGCCGTTTCGGTCGTCTTGAGTTACGTGGCCCACCGAATTGGTCGGCGGCGCCAGACGCGGCAGAATACGTTTGGGTATCGCCGGGTCGAGATTTTGACGGCGCTTTTGAATGCCGGCGTTTTGATTGTGATTTCGGTGATCTTGGCTGTCGAGGCGGTTCGCCGACTATTGGCGCCGGAACCGGTCAAGGGTGACGTGATGTTGCTGGTAGCAATCGTCAGTTTTGCGGCGAACTTGCTATCGACGATCCTCTTGAATCACGGGGCGAAGCATAACTTGAATATTCGGGCAACCTACTTGCACCTCTTAAGTGATGCATTGGCTTCCATCGGGGTCATCATTGGGGCGATTCTGATCACCGTTTGGCAGATTAGCTGGGTCGACCCAACGATTACGATTTTGGTAGCCGGCTACATCGTTTATGAATCGTGGCCTATCGTGAAGCAGACCTTTGCCATCTTGATGAAAGGGGCGCCCAAGCTGGATTATGACGCCATTGCCCACGATATTTGTGCGCTGCCGGAGATCAAGGGCGTTCACCATCTGCACGCTTGGCAGATTGATGAGAACAACTTGGTCTTTTCGGTCCACGTGAACATGCAAGATCTGCCGTTGAGTCAGATTGAACCGGTCTACCGGCAGATTGAAGCGTTGCTGTGTCATAAGTACAACGTAAATCACGTCACGATTCAGGCGGAGTGCTACCGGGGAAAGGACGAATCCCTCTTTTATAAGCAAAATGATTGGCGGCACGACTAG
- a CDS encoding metal-dependent transcriptional regulator, with amino-acid sequence MTPMKEDYLKIIFELGGRQKKVSNKQIAISLNIAAGSVTEMVNKMAAEGLAEHTPYAGISLTSKGIRLAEDLVRKHRIWEDFLIEKLGYALPDVHDEAEVLEHVTSPKLIDALDDMLGHPTHCPHGGVIPDRSGHYHEDSHTVLNDAKDGDVVTVDRFIDNHDLLTYLGDLKLDIGDQLKVLKHDPFEGPVTVQNLTDDAQLIVSYKAAHYIFVK; translated from the coding sequence ATGACTCCGATGAAGGAGGACTATTTAAAGATTATTTTCGAACTAGGCGGTCGGCAAAAGAAGGTTTCCAATAAGCAAATCGCTATTAGTTTGAATATTGCGGCGGGCTCCGTGACCGAAATGGTCAACAAGATGGCCGCCGAAGGACTCGCGGAACACACCCCGTACGCGGGTATCTCGTTAACTAGCAAGGGTATTCGACTAGCAGAAGATTTGGTGCGCAAACACCGGATCTGGGAAGACTTCTTGATCGAGAAGTTAGGCTACGCGTTGCCCGACGTTCACGATGAGGCTGAAGTGTTGGAACATGTGACTAGTCCCAAGTTGATTGATGCGCTGGACGACATGCTAGGTCATCCCACGCATTGCCCGCATGGTGGCGTCATCCCGGACCGTTCCGGGCACTACCACGAGGATAGTCATACGGTGTTGAACGATGCCAAGGATGGCGACGTGGTCACGGTCGACCGGTTTATTGATAACCACGACCTATTGACCTACTTAGGCGACTTGAAGCTCGACATTGGGGACCAATTAAAGGTTTTGAAGCACGACCCATTCGAGGGCCCCGTGACGGTGCAGAACCTCACGGACGATGCGCAGTTGATTGTGAGTTACAAGGCTGCCCACTATATTTTTGTGAAGTAA
- a CDS encoding threonine/serine exporter family protein, translated as MQSSKDRDQLILHTALTAGRIMIENGSEIERVEDTMARIAKNAGARTSQLFVMITGILMAINGEVGAQIEPVKRRTFDLEKISVVNDLSRKFATHDITLQEFADHLDHLDATSKYFPFWVQVIAAALVSGPLEVVFRHNLPDFWITCVVGTLGWIVYYLLSKYVRIRFLSEFAAAVVIGLLAVLGTQLGLGNNADDIIIGSVMPLVPGVPITNSVRDILAGNLVSGPARGVEALVSAAAIGFGIAMVLQFW; from the coding sequence ATGCAGTCGTCGAAGGACCGCGATCAATTGATTTTACATACGGCATTGACAGCCGGACGCATCATGATCGAGAATGGCTCGGAGATTGAACGGGTGGAAGATACCATGGCACGGATTGCGAAGAACGCCGGAGCGCGGACCAGTCAGCTATTCGTGATGATTACCGGAATCCTGATGGCCATTAACGGGGAAGTGGGCGCGCAGATTGAACCCGTTAAGCGACGGACCTTTGATTTGGAAAAGATTTCGGTGGTCAACGACCTCTCGCGTAAGTTTGCGACGCACGACATCACGTTACAGGAATTCGCAGATCATTTGGACCATCTAGATGCCACCAGTAAGTACTTTCCGTTCTGGGTTCAGGTCATTGCAGCGGCTTTGGTCAGTGGCCCGTTGGAAGTGGTCTTTCGGCACAACCTGCCAGACTTTTGGATTACCTGCGTCGTGGGGACGTTGGGCTGGATCGTGTATTACCTGTTAAGCAAGTACGTTCGGATTCGCTTTCTGTCTGAATTTGCGGCGGCGGTGGTGATTGGCCTGCTAGCGGTCTTGGGGACCCAACTGGGACTGGGGAACAATGCCGACGACATCATTATCGGTAGTGTGATGCCACTGGTTCCGGGTGTACCCATTACTAACTCGGTCCGGGATATCTTGGCGGGAAACCTGGTGAGTGGTCCTGCGCGTGGCGTGGAGGCACTGGTCAGTGCCGCCGCCATCGGGTTCGGTATCGCCATGGTTCTACAATTCTGGTAA
- a CDS encoding threonine/serine exporter family protein: MTVIEFVIEVIGTYVATIAFGVLLNIPRRALNMGGLIGVLGYLVYRFIVLWGGGYVIGNLLGAVVIGVASLQAARWKKMPMILFNIPALVPLVPGGQAYEMIKNFALGQNNQALVFLLQVVMISGAIAFGFLLSELVNRLRQRVWRQHKRF; this comes from the coding sequence ATGACCGTGATTGAATTTGTGATTGAAGTAATAGGAACCTACGTGGCCACAATTGCCTTCGGGGTCCTCCTGAACATCCCCCGCCGGGCCCTGAATATGGGCGGGCTGATCGGGGTTCTGGGATATCTGGTCTACCGGTTCATCGTTCTGTGGGGCGGCGGCTACGTGATCGGCAACCTGTTAGGGGCCGTGGTGATTGGCGTGGCGTCCTTGCAGGCGGCGCGCTGGAAGAAGATGCCGATGATTCTCTTTAACATTCCGGCGTTAGTCCCGTTAGTGCCCGGAGGCCAAGCCTACGAGATGATTAAGAACTTTGCACTGGGGCAGAATAATCAGGCCCTGGTCTTCTTGTTACAAGTGGTGATGATCTCCGGTGCGATTGCGTTTGGTTTCTTGTTATCTGAATTGGTTAATCGTCTGCGACAACGGGTTTGGCGGCAACATAAGCGGTTTTAA